One Pseudomonas sp. FP1742 genomic window carries:
- a CDS encoding MurR/RpiR family transcriptional regulator, producing MDILYQIRARQESFSAGEGRIARLMLDDVGFAASASLDELAQRAEVSTATLSRFARTVGCRDLRDLRLQLAQASGVGSRFLDPAGTPEQSAFYGQIVGDIESTLRQHLAAFDESRFADAVKLLGKARMIHAFGMGGCSTLCSDELQVRLVRLGYPIAVCHDPVMMRVTAASLGAEHAVIACSLTGITPELLEAVELARSYGARILAITRADSPLAQLADVLLPLQSAETSFIYKPTAARYGMLLAIDVLATELALARPEDNQERLRRIKLALDDYRGGDDHLPLGD from the coding sequence ATGGACATCCTCTATCAGATCCGCGCCCGTCAGGAATCTTTCAGCGCCGGCGAAGGACGTATCGCTCGGCTGATGCTCGACGACGTAGGATTTGCCGCATCCGCCAGCCTCGATGAGCTGGCGCAGCGGGCGGAAGTCAGCACTGCCACGCTGTCGCGATTCGCCCGCACAGTCGGTTGCCGCGACCTGCGGGATTTGCGCCTGCAACTGGCCCAGGCCAGCGGCGTCGGTAGCCGCTTTCTGGACCCGGCGGGCACGCCCGAACAGTCGGCGTTCTACGGGCAAATCGTCGGCGATATCGAGTCGACCTTGCGCCAGCACCTGGCGGCGTTCGATGAGTCGCGCTTCGCCGATGCGGTGAAATTGTTGGGCAAGGCACGGATGATTCACGCCTTCGGCATGGGCGGCTGCTCGACCCTGTGCAGCGATGAACTGCAAGTACGGCTGGTGCGCCTCGGCTACCCGATTGCGGTGTGTCACGACCCGGTGATGATGCGTGTCACCGCCGCCAGCCTTGGCGCCGAACACGCGGTCATCGCCTGCTCGTTGACCGGCATTACGCCCGAGCTGCTCGAAGCGGTGGAGCTGGCGCGCAGCTACGGCGCACGAATTCTCGCCATCACCCGGGCCGACTCGCCGCTGGCGCAGTTGGCCGATGTGCTGTTGCCGTTGCAAAGCGCCGAGACGTCCTTCATCTACAAACCCACGGCGGCGCGCTACGGCATGCTGCTGGCCATCGACGTGCTCGCCACCGAGCTGGCGCTGGCCAGGCCTGAAGACAATCAAGAACGTCTGCGGCGGATCAAACTGGCCCTGGACGACTACCGCGGCGGCGATGATCACTTGCCGCTGGGAGACTGA
- a CDS encoding D-aminoacylase: MTYDTLIRNALIIDGSNTPGYPADVAILNGRIARIGDLHEATASEEIDAAGRVLAPGFIDVHTHDDTVVIRQPQMLPKLSQGVTTVIVGNCGISASPVSLRGDPPDPMNLLGTAAAFVYPRFSNYRAAVEAANTALNVAALVGHTALRSNHLDDLFRTATPDEISAMRAQLRESLEAGALGLSTGLAYANAFSASTDEVMQLSEELTMFGAVYTTHLRSEFEPVLEAMDEAFRIGRHAQSPVIISHLKCAGAGNWGRSPQLLASLEEAAKSHPVGCDCYPYAASSSTLDLKQVTDAHRITITWSTPHPDLGGRDLMDIAAQWNVPLLEAARRLQPAGAVYYGMDEADVRRILAHPLSMVGSDGLPEDPFPHPRLWGAFPRVLGHFSRDVGLFPLHTAVHKMTGLSAARFGLKERGEIREGHWADLVLFDPVTIRDVADFTDPQRAAEGIEGVWVNGVLSYSEGQANGKREGRFLAREGDLRDGFQ; encoded by the coding sequence ATGACGTACGACACGCTGATCCGCAATGCGCTGATCATCGATGGCAGCAACACTCCCGGCTACCCCGCCGATGTGGCGATTCTGAATGGCCGAATCGCGCGCATCGGCGACTTGCACGAGGCCACCGCCAGCGAAGAAATCGACGCCGCCGGCCGCGTGCTGGCACCCGGTTTTATCGACGTGCACACCCACGACGACACGGTGGTGATTCGTCAGCCGCAGATGCTGCCCAAGCTCAGCCAGGGCGTGACCACGGTGATTGTCGGCAACTGCGGGATCAGCGCTTCACCGGTCAGCCTGCGCGGCGATCCGCCGGACCCGATGAACCTCCTCGGCACCGCCGCGGCGTTCGTTTATCCGCGCTTCAGCAACTATCGCGCAGCCGTCGAAGCGGCGAACACCGCACTGAACGTGGCCGCACTGGTGGGGCACACCGCGTTGCGCAGCAACCACCTCGACGACCTGTTTCGCACTGCCACGCCGGATGAAATCAGCGCGATGCGCGCGCAACTGCGTGAAAGTCTTGAGGCCGGCGCCTTGGGTTTATCCACCGGTCTGGCCTACGCCAACGCATTCTCGGCATCCACCGACGAAGTGATGCAACTGAGCGAAGAACTGACGATGTTCGGCGCGGTGTACACCACCCATTTGCGCAGCGAATTCGAACCGGTATTAGAGGCCATGGACGAAGCATTCCGGATCGGTCGGCATGCGCAATCCCCGGTGATCATTTCCCACCTCAAATGCGCCGGGGCCGGCAACTGGGGGCGTAGTCCGCAACTGCTGGCCTCGCTTGAGGAGGCTGCGAAATCTCATCCGGTGGGTTGCGATTGTTATCCCTACGCGGCGAGTTCTTCGACCCTGGACCTCAAGCAAGTCACCGACGCCCATCGCATCACCATCACTTGGTCCACGCCGCACCCGGACCTGGGTGGCCGCGACCTGATGGACATCGCCGCGCAATGGAACGTGCCCTTGCTCGAAGCGGCCCGCCGCCTGCAACCGGCCGGCGCGGTGTACTACGGCATGGACGAGGCCGATGTACGAAGAATCCTCGCCCATCCGTTGTCGATGGTAGGGTCTGACGGATTGCCGGAAGATCCATTCCCGCATCCGCGCTTGTGGGGCGCCTTTCCACGGGTGCTCGGGCATTTCAGTCGCGACGTCGGGCTGTTTCCGTTGCACACCGCCGTACACAAAATGACCGGGCTGTCGGCGGCGCGTTTTGGCTTGAAGGAACGGGGTGAAATCCGTGAAGGGCATTGGGCGGACCTGGTGTTGTTCGATCCGGTGACCATTCGCGACGTGGCGGACTTCACTGACCCGCAACGGGCGGCGGAGGGGATTGAAGGTGTTTGGGTCAACGGTGTGTTGAGTTACAGCGAAGGCCAGGCGAACGGGAAACGGGAAGGACGGTTTCTGGCGCGGGAAGGGGATCTGCGGGACGGGTTTCAGTAA
- a CDS encoding glyoxalase superfamily protein, with amino-acid sequence MSFGKTTPILRIFDEAKALEFYVDFLGFTVDWQHRFEPGFPLYLQVSRGECVLHLSEHHGDSTPGSALRIETDELEAFQQQLLAKQYTFAHPQIQAMPWGSQDMTISDPFGNRLVFTNAICI; translated from the coding sequence ATGAGCTTCGGCAAAACCACCCCGATCCTGCGGATTTTCGACGAAGCCAAGGCCTTGGAGTTCTACGTCGACTTCCTGGGCTTCACCGTCGACTGGCAGCATCGTTTCGAGCCAGGTTTCCCGTTGTACCTGCAAGTTTCCCGTGGCGAATGCGTGCTGCACCTGTCCGAGCACCATGGCGACAGCACGCCGGGTTCGGCCTTGCGGATCGAGACCGATGAGCTTGAGGCGTTCCAGCAGCAGTTGTTGGCCAAGCAATACACGTTCGCGCACCCACAGATTCAGGCCATGCCCTGGGGAAGCCAGGACATGACCATCAGTGATCCGTTCGGGAATCGGTTGGTGTTTACCAATGCGATCTGCATATAA
- a CDS encoding RHS repeat-associated core domain-containing protein, protein MSVNVHRHTPTLNVIDGRGLALREVRYLCNEAITTPEARITRYQHDISGQTVEHYSPAAPVGLTTADSRQVSSLSGATLLIDSIDAGKRLTFFGEAGQALDTWDSRGSHWQTDYDNQLRPIAIHEAAAQQARQVIERFTYAASATNDGKTNQCGRMIRHDDPAGSVLFSEYDLTGKLLSQTRHLLKDQHAAHWPEDLEGRKGLLESGTGHTTTWRYAPTGEVLEQMDARRHTQRFWFDVAGQLEKVTLQLHGTTQQRLILDQVRYNAQGQMESQVLGGKITSAADYTPENGRMIQRSISRSTAHILQKLHYAYDAVGNVLSVEDHSKPEQHNANQLVKPGSAYVYDSLYQLVKATGREEQGASIHAALPAWATSPSDRTRLLNFTQFYTYDERANLIQLQHQREGNNYTRQMRIAPDSNRGLSWKTDDPPPDFATGFDANGNLQALQTGQPLTWNARNRLQSVTLVERAEQEADTESYLYDGNGQRVRKRQIQRARALTHCRDVVYLPGLEIRESTTEKLEVITVQAGNFSVRCLHWGLGTPSAINNDALRFSFDDHLGSNTLELDAEGNLISEEGYYPFGGTAWRAARNVLEAKSRTIRYSGKERDASGLYYYGQRYYAPWLQRWISPDPTGTADGLNLYCMVGNNPVRFADYQGMGRDDLANVPIVLDYYDRFSARTVSMTDASRQFTEAKETALAELKAKFPNRKHALSNKEIASIEAANPTFKAYSKKKLNEYTAHAAVTTATGSFSSWEHFNFPEHLGDAPYPGVVIYRNPFPSSTESSDLGIFEVTRPEAYMEQIEKDYANHDATLHPTLARDIRDHLGHSGHLFPIKSGTPGRHAEVRSRNALLHNPVGASALPENIFVMTQRLKGVPDSRQATDFPTCMNCNALIPRDINIPTGRLEPIDYAAHVQSMRSSRTHYLRAANP, encoded by the coding sequence ATGAGCGTCAATGTTCATCGCCACACCCCAACCCTGAACGTCATCGACGGCCGTGGACTGGCGCTGCGCGAAGTCCGCTATTTGTGCAATGAAGCGATCACGACGCCGGAAGCCCGTATCACGCGTTACCAGCACGACATCAGCGGTCAGACCGTTGAGCACTACTCGCCCGCAGCCCCGGTTGGCTTGACCACCGCAGACTCGAGGCAAGTCAGCAGCCTGTCGGGGGCCACGCTCCTGATCGACAGCATCGACGCCGGCAAGCGCCTGACGTTTTTTGGTGAAGCCGGCCAGGCGCTGGACACGTGGGACTCGCGCGGTAGCCATTGGCAAACCGACTATGACAACCAATTACGCCCAATAGCGATCCACGAAGCGGCCGCGCAACAAGCCCGTCAGGTCATCGAGCGTTTCACCTATGCCGCCAGCGCAACCAACGATGGGAAAACCAACCAGTGTGGACGGATGATTCGCCACGATGATCCGGCGGGCAGCGTGCTTTTTTCCGAATATGACCTGACGGGAAAGCTGCTAAGCCAAACGCGCCATCTGCTCAAGGACCAGCACGCCGCCCACTGGCCGGAAGATCTCGAGGGGCGCAAGGGACTGCTCGAAAGCGGCACCGGCCACACCACCACTTGGCGCTACGCTCCGACCGGCGAAGTGCTCGAGCAAATGGACGCCAGAAGGCATACGCAACGCTTCTGGTTCGATGTCGCCGGTCAATTGGAGAAAGTCACCCTGCAACTGCATGGCACGACTCAACAAAGGCTGATTCTCGATCAGGTCCGCTATAACGCGCAGGGTCAGATGGAATCGCAGGTGCTGGGGGGCAAGATCACCAGCGCGGCGGATTACACACCTGAAAACGGCCGCATGATTCAGCGGAGCATTTCACGCTCAACCGCCCACATTCTGCAGAAACTGCATTACGCCTACGACGCGGTCGGCAACGTGTTGAGCGTCGAAGACCACAGCAAACCCGAGCAGCACAATGCCAATCAGCTTGTAAAACCAGGCAGCGCCTATGTCTATGACAGTCTGTACCAGCTGGTTAAGGCAACGGGACGAGAAGAGCAGGGAGCGAGCATCCACGCGGCGCTTCCCGCCTGGGCCACCAGCCCGAGTGACCGGACCCGGTTGCTCAATTTCACACAGTTCTACACCTACGATGAACGCGCCAACCTGATCCAGCTTCAACATCAGCGTGAGGGCAACAATTACACACGCCAGATGCGCATCGCCCCCGACAGCAATCGTGGACTGTCTTGGAAAACAGATGATCCGCCACCCGACTTTGCGACCGGCTTCGATGCCAACGGTAATCTGCAAGCCCTGCAAACCGGGCAACCCCTGACGTGGAATGCGCGTAACCGATTACAAAGCGTGACCCTGGTGGAGCGTGCAGAGCAGGAAGCCGATACGGAAAGCTACCTCTACGATGGCAACGGCCAGCGTGTTCGCAAACGACAAATCCAAAGGGCCCGCGCACTCACCCACTGCCGCGACGTGGTTTATTTGCCTGGCCTGGAAATCCGCGAAAGCACGACGGAAAAACTCGAGGTCATCACTGTTCAGGCGGGAAACTTCAGTGTTCGATGCCTGCACTGGGGCCTGGGAACACCGTCCGCCATCAACAATGATGCATTGCGCTTCAGTTTCGATGATCACTTGGGGTCCAACACCCTGGAGCTGGATGCCGAAGGCAATCTCATCAGCGAGGAAGGTTATTACCCTTTTGGCGGCACGGCGTGGAGAGCGGCGCGCAACGTGCTGGAGGCGAAATCCAGAACGATCCGTTACTCGGGCAAGGAGCGTGATGCCAGCGGGTTGTATTACTACGGCCAGCGCTATTACGCGCCGTGGCTGCAACGATGGATCAGCCCGGACCCGACGGGCACTGCGGACGGGTTGAACCTGTATTGCATGGTGGGGAACAACCCTGTGAGATTTGCCGACTATCAAGGGATGGGGCGCGATGACTTGGCAAACGTTCCCATAGTGCTCGACTACTACGATCGGTTTTCAGCGAGAACCGTTTCGATGACCGATGCTTCGCGACAGTTTACAGAGGCAAAAGAAACGGCATTGGCAGAACTGAAAGCTAAATTCCCCAACCGCAAGCATGCTCTGTCGAACAAAGAGATCGCCAGCATCGAAGCTGCCAATCCAACGTTCAAGGCCTATTCGAAAAAGAAACTGAATGAATACACCGCACATGCAGCGGTCACTACGGCAACCGGCAGTTTTTCGTCCTGGGAGCATTTCAACTTCCCTGAACATCTGGGGGACGCGCCCTATCCGGGAGTTGTCATCTATCGCAACCCTTTCCCCTCCTCTACCGAGTCATCGGATTTGGGTATCTTCGAAGTCACCCGGCCAGAAGCTTATATGGAGCAGATTGAAAAAGATTACGCCAATCATGACGCAACCCTGCACCCGACATTGGCCAGGGATATTCGCGACCATTTAGGACACTCCGGTCATCTATTCCCCATCAAATCCGGTACTCCCGGACGCCATGCCGAAGTCCGGAGCAGGAACGCGTTGCTCCACAATCCCGTGGGCGCAAGCGCTCTGCCTGAAAACATATTTGTGATGACTCAACGACTCAAGGGGGTACCCGATTCCCGGCAAGCCACCGATTTCCCCACCTGCATGAACTGCAATGCCTTGATCCCAAGGGACATCAACATCCCCACCGGCCGACTGGAACCCATTGACTACGCCGCGCATGTGCAATCGATGCGGTCATCCAGAACCCATTACCTGCGCGCCGCCAACCCATAA